A genome region from Dickeya chrysanthemi NCPPB 402 includes the following:
- the ibpB gene encoding small heat shock chaperone IbpB → MRNYDLSPLLRQWIGFDKLASSMGNQDAVEFPPYNIEKIDDNHYRITLALAGFRQPELDIEVEGQRLTVKGTPTLPEKKVQYLHQGLVFKPFSLSFTLAEHLHVSQAQFQHGLLHIDLIREVPQALQPQRIAIGRPAPERIDGTPNEQA, encoded by the coding sequence ATGCGCAATTACGATTTGTCCCCCCTGCTGCGTCAGTGGATCGGTTTTGACAAGCTCGCCAGTTCCATGGGGAACCAGGACGCGGTGGAGTTCCCGCCGTACAACATCGAGAAAATCGACGATAATCATTACCGCATTACACTGGCGCTGGCCGGGTTCCGCCAGCCGGAACTGGATATTGAAGTGGAAGGCCAGCGTCTGACCGTGAAGGGCACGCCGACATTACCGGAGAAAAAAGTGCAGTATCTGCATCAGGGGCTGGTGTTCAAACCATTTTCGTTGAGTTTTACCCTGGCCGAGCATCTGCATGTCTCGCAAGCGCAGTTTCAGCATGGGTTACTGCATATCGACCTGATCCGCGAGGTGCCGCAGGCATTGCAGCCGCAGCGCATCGCTATTGGTCGCCCGGCGCCTGAACGTATTGACGGTACGCCGAACGAACAGGCGTAA
- the ibpA gene encoding small heat shock chaperone IbpA, which produces MRNPDFSPLYRSAIGFDRLFNLLEAGQSQGNGGYPPYNVELVDENQYRIAIAVAGFAESELEITAHDNMLIVKGSHHGDATPRNYLYQGIAERNFERKFQLAEHIQINGASLENGLLFIELQRVIPETLKPRRIDIK; this is translated from the coding sequence ATGCGTAATCCCGATTTTTCCCCGCTGTATCGCTCCGCTATTGGTTTTGATCGTCTGTTTAATCTGCTGGAAGCTGGCCAGAGCCAGGGTAATGGCGGATATCCTCCTTATAACGTCGAGCTGGTTGACGAAAACCAGTATCGCATCGCGATTGCCGTAGCCGGTTTTGCTGAAAGCGAACTGGAGATCACCGCGCACGACAATATGCTGATTGTCAAAGGATCACACCACGGCGACGCCACCCCGCGCAATTACCTCTATCAGGGGATTGCCGAACGCAATTTCGAACGCAAATTCCAACTGGCCGAACACATTCAGATTAACGGCGCCAGCCTGGAGAATGGGTTGCTGTTCATCGAGTTACAGCGGGTGATTCCGGAAACGCTGAAACCGCGCCGCATCGACATCAAATAA
- a CDS encoding YceK/YidQ family lipoprotein, which produces MMTILRNTSLSLVLSGAILATCSGCSSVMTHSGGEQGYYSGTQASMSTLKDENTSWAMMPMVVLDVPFSAMLDTLLLPYDYYRTHSDSHSTSARDRLEEYERRQPMGNPPPLMVIPASANNPRQ; this is translated from the coding sequence ATGATGACCATACTGAGAAATACCTCATTGTCGCTCGTACTGTCAGGCGCGATACTGGCGACATGCAGCGGCTGTTCCAGCGTGATGACTCACTCTGGCGGCGAGCAGGGGTACTATTCCGGCACCCAAGCCAGCATGTCTACGCTGAAGGATGAGAACACCAGTTGGGCGATGATGCCGATGGTCGTGCTTGATGTCCCCTTTTCCGCCATGCTGGATACGTTACTGCTGCCCTATGATTATTACCGCACCCACAGCGACAGCCACAGCACCTCGGCCCGTGATCGACTGGAAGAATATGAACGCCGCCAGCCGATGGGCAACCCTCCGCCATTGATGGTCATCCCCGCATCGGCGAATAACCCCCGTCAGTGA
- a CDS encoding DUF3748 domain-containing protein, translating to MNEDRQITFDAFSHQLTNINIWSCDGNWLIYDVRPHGSSFTGLTIERVNVETHRREVIYRAGQGAHVGVATGSPVPPQRYVFIHGPENPDAHWQYDFHHRRGVVLADDDRQQATTLDACVLTAPYLAGALRGGSHVHVFSPDGSRLSFTYNDHVLHERDPALDLRNVGVAVPLQTVAAPHRHPREHDGSHFCVLVSDTTPQPRPGSDDINRAYEEGWVGNTGYLRPDGCRQRWALAFIGDTLSARGEKVPEVFLVDLPEKMDDYARAGERPPGGTETELPAPPAGVRQRRLTFTADRPYPGVVNQPRHWLRSSPDGRQIAFLMKDDRGVVQLWTVSPNGGEPRQVTQGDWPVQSAFSWHPDGKYLAFIGDNSVMLCEAATGRLIRQTARSETPPVADAVVFSPNGDRIAYLREIDGCNQIFVVTVRY from the coding sequence ATGAATGAAGACCGGCAGATAACATTCGATGCTTTTTCACATCAGCTGACCAATATAAATATCTGGTCCTGTGACGGTAATTGGTTGATTTATGATGTCAGGCCGCACGGATCTTCGTTTACCGGTTTGACGATTGAACGCGTCAATGTGGAAACCCACCGGCGTGAGGTGATTTACCGTGCCGGGCAGGGGGCGCATGTCGGCGTGGCGACCGGTAGCCCGGTGCCGCCGCAGCGCTATGTGTTTATCCACGGTCCTGAAAACCCGGACGCGCACTGGCAGTACGATTTCCACCATCGTCGGGGCGTGGTGCTAGCGGATGATGACCGCCAGCAGGCGACGACGCTGGATGCCTGCGTGTTGACGGCACCGTATCTGGCCGGTGCGTTGCGTGGGGGTTCTCATGTGCATGTGTTCAGCCCGGACGGCAGCCGCCTGAGCTTTACCTATAACGACCATGTGCTGCACGAGCGTGACCCGGCGCTGGACTTGCGCAACGTCGGGGTGGCGGTGCCGTTGCAGACAGTGGCGGCGCCACACCGTCATCCGCGTGAGCACGATGGCAGCCATTTTTGCGTGCTGGTAAGCGATACCACGCCGCAGCCGCGCCCCGGCAGCGATGATATCAACCGCGCCTATGAGGAAGGTTGGGTAGGAAATACCGGCTATTTACGCCCGGACGGTTGCCGCCAGCGCTGGGCGCTGGCGTTTATCGGCGATACGTTGTCGGCGCGCGGCGAAAAAGTGCCGGAGGTGTTTCTCGTTGATTTACCGGAAAAAATGGATGATTACGCCCGTGCCGGCGAGCGGCCGCCAGGCGGCACCGAGACAGAACTGCCTGCGCCGCCTGCCGGTGTGCGTCAGCGCCGACTCACCTTCACCGCCGACAGGCCGTATCCCGGCGTGGTTAACCAGCCGCGTCACTGGTTACGCAGTTCGCCGGACGGCCGCCAAATCGCCTTTCTGATGAAAGACGATCGCGGTGTCGTGCAACTGTGGACGGTATCGCCGAACGGCGGTGAACCACGTCAGGTGACGCAGGGCGACTGGCCGGTGCAATCGGCATTTAGCTGGCATCCGGACGGCAAATACCTGGCGTTCATTGGCGACAACAGCGTGATGCTGTGCGAGGCGGCGACCGGCCGGTTGATTCGTCAGACCGCGCGCAGCGAAACGCCGCCGGTAGCGGATGCGGTGGTCTTTTCACCGAATGGCGATCGCATCGCCTATTTACGGGAAATCGACGGTTGCAACCAGATTTTTGTGGTAACGGTGAGGTACTGA
- the bhsA gene encoding multiple stress resistance protein BhsA — MKNIKTIAIAAALATLSFGSFAAQSVSYDQAQQLEKIGSVSATANDLSSLQAKLADKASEAGASAYTITYASGDDTLHGNATIYK; from the coding sequence ATGAAAAACATCAAAACCATCGCTATCGCCGCTGCCCTTGCTACCTTATCGTTTGGCTCTTTCGCTGCGCAAAGCGTCAGCTATGACCAGGCCCAGCAGTTGGAAAAAATCGGTTCGGTTTCCGCCACCGCCAACGATCTGAGCTCGCTGCAAGCCAAACTGGCCGACAAAGCCAGCGAAGCCGGCGCTTCGGCGTACACCATTACCTATGCCAGCGGCGACGATACCCTGCACGGCAACGCGACTATCTACAAATAA
- a CDS encoding FadR/GntR family transcriptional regulator, with amino-acid sequence MVLPTLKVERLYRQISTLLINCIRNGQFAAGQLLPSERELAKQLGVSRSSIREALIALEITGWVEIRTGNGVYVNDPLPEAPPVALPEDEFSLRAFIQARQVYEAMMAELAAVQATDEQRAALQAITRDLSRLNVNDAQFLHEDKRFHLLISEMSGNEVLQDMMEYLWNKRQSSRFVRLETLYADSDFPRTMNQDHADIADAIIARDPARARTSMERHLQHVYDHLFSGDE; translated from the coding sequence ATGGTGTTACCCACACTGAAAGTTGAGCGGCTTTACCGGCAGATATCCACGCTGCTGATTAACTGCATCAGGAACGGTCAGTTTGCGGCCGGGCAACTGCTGCCCTCGGAGCGAGAACTGGCGAAACAGCTGGGGGTAAGCCGCTCGTCGATCCGTGAGGCGCTGATCGCGCTGGAAATCACCGGCTGGGTGGAAATCCGTACCGGGAACGGTGTGTATGTCAACGATCCGCTACCAGAGGCACCGCCCGTTGCGTTGCCGGAAGATGAATTCAGCCTGCGGGCGTTTATTCAGGCTCGGCAGGTGTATGAAGCGATGATGGCGGAGCTGGCGGCGGTGCAGGCCACCGACGAGCAGCGTGCTGCGCTACAGGCGATCACCCGCGATCTGTCCCGCCTTAATGTTAATGACGCGCAGTTTCTGCATGAAGACAAGCGTTTCCACCTGTTGATTAGCGAGATGTCCGGCAATGAAGTGCTACAGGACATGATGGAGTACCTGTGGAACAAGCGTCAGAGCAGCCGGTTCGTGCGGCTGGAAACACTGTACGCCGACTCCGATTTTCCCCGCACCATGAATCAGGATCACGCCGATATCGCCGATGCCATCATCGCGCGCGACCCGGCACGGGCACGGACCAGCATGGAGCGTCATCTCCAGCATGTGTACGATCATCTGTTCAGCGGCGATGAGTAA
- a CDS encoding ATP-grasp domain-containing protein: MKYIDSKNKIYVESLTEKEKRYLLNYKEFIKNQSICLVEGTHSQENLIYKSQASDEERGITSIESAFIDLGLNYKKIESTDNNLQYEINNHNFVFIYAHGEYGEDGRLQGFLDYIDKPYPGSGVLASAVCCDKLKFKYLMTGSSVNTPNFYELNIHDSYSDVHKKALCLQYPIMAKERCGGSSLGITYISNDEDLHTWYEKNKNEINKYFLEKFISGRIISVGFVQMIEGVLILPTLETVTNSNYYDAELKIGHSHHDVKYILNSFSSKEYIDRKIKETAIKAFEHAACQGVGRVDLIIDDNDDIFILEINTIPGISKNSNFTKMFTSLGFSYNELVIAFIRTGILKKENQGNKHIYFTEERSEEECL, translated from the coding sequence ATGAAATATATAGACAGCAAAAACAAAATTTATGTTGAGTCACTTACAGAAAAAGAGAAAAGATATTTATTGAATTATAAAGAATTCATTAAAAATCAGTCAATATGCTTAGTTGAAGGAACTCACTCACAGGAAAATTTGATATATAAGTCTCAGGCATCCGATGAAGAAAGAGGAATAACATCAATAGAATCAGCTTTCATTGATTTAGGACTTAATTATAAAAAAATAGAATCAACAGATAACAATCTTCAATATGAGATAAACAATCATAATTTCGTATTTATATATGCTCATGGCGAGTATGGAGAAGATGGCAGGCTACAAGGATTTCTAGATTATATAGATAAACCGTACCCTGGCTCAGGCGTTTTGGCTAGTGCGGTTTGTTGCGATAAATTAAAATTCAAGTACCTTATGACTGGATCATCCGTCAACACTCCAAATTTTTATGAACTCAATATTCATGATTCATATAGCGATGTTCATAAAAAAGCACTATGCCTTCAGTACCCTATCATGGCAAAAGAACGATGTGGAGGAAGCAGCCTCGGTATTACATATATTTCTAACGATGAAGATCTACATACATGGTATGAAAAAAATAAGAATGAAATAAACAAATACTTCCTTGAAAAATTCATATCAGGAAGAATTATATCTGTAGGCTTTGTTCAAATGATAGAAGGCGTTCTCATATTACCTACATTGGAAACAGTAACAAACTCAAATTACTACGATGCTGAATTGAAAATCGGTCATAGTCATCATGATGTAAAGTATATTCTAAATAGTTTTTCCAGTAAGGAATATATTGATAGGAAAATAAAAGAGACAGCAATAAAAGCCTTTGAACATGCAGCATGTCAAGGAGTTGGTCGAGTTGATTTAATCATCGATGACAATGATGATATTTTTATTCTCGAAATCAATACAATACCAGGAATATCAAAGAATAGTAATTTTACAAAAATGTTTACAAGTTTAGGGTTTAGTTATAACGAATTAGTGATTGCATTTATCAGAACCGGAATTCTGAAAAAAGAAAACCAAGGAAATAAACACATTTATTTCACCGAAGAAAGAAGTGAAGAAGAATGTTTATGA
- a CDS encoding MFS transporter, with protein sequence MFMILNTIFKSGYSKSSQVLLLNTLLVALGAFILNPYLLIGAKESLGLDYTYLSTSIMISMIIGSSVSLLLATININDNSRKILLSAMLFSTLGVMIIYYSTTSKMLIFYTLGLIFIRICMASATIMTRSIHTITNIHHEDCSPLFSSAAMMFGIGSSVGPILGAIIFQDGKFGSVIIATSLIYLLGFIIILINNEKIKNDINTYLTEVKNQSKEDKKKPEKV encoded by the coding sequence ATGTTTATGATATTAAATACTATATTTAAATCAGGATACTCAAAATCCAGTCAGGTATTATTGTTAAATACATTGCTTGTTGCTTTGGGAGCATTTATTCTTAATCCCTATTTGCTTATAGGTGCAAAAGAATCCCTGGGTTTGGATTATACATACCTAAGCACATCGATTATGATATCCATGATAATTGGTAGTAGTGTTTCATTATTACTAGCAACTATCAATATAAATGACAACTCAAGAAAAATATTATTATCCGCAATGTTATTTTCGACACTTGGCGTAATGATAATATACTACTCAACCACATCAAAGATGCTTATCTTCTACACCTTAGGGTTAATATTCATCAGAATATGTATGGCATCCGCAACGATCATGACTCGCTCTATACACACTATAACAAATATTCATCATGAAGACTGCTCACCATTGTTTTCCTCTGCTGCAATGATGTTTGGAATAGGTTCATCTGTAGGGCCAATACTAGGTGCAATTATCTTTCAAGATGGAAAGTTTGGATCAGTAATCATTGCAACATCATTAATTTATCTTTTAGGATTCATTATTATCCTTATTAATAATGAAAAAATAAAAAATGATATAAACACATATCTTACAGAGGTAAAAAATCAATCAAAAGAGGACAAAAAAAAGCCGGAGAAGGTTTAA
- a CDS encoding MFS transporter yields MFLGQSISVIPIKFNETGGGTYVSFFFFINAILLIIFSIPVAILIKKLELSIKKCFTISLVSMLVAILLIPSTPYGFYIPVLITIFYSIGEIIFPVYAMEYIRKYTQPSQIQKNISIYSFLSNAIGIGFGQYFGVYIYQYIDSHIWHIVWLSVTIISILLLTTITHQSYSVNTEVE; encoded by the coding sequence ATATTCCTAGGACAATCCATCAGTGTTATACCTATAAAATTTAATGAAACCGGAGGTGGAACATATGTTAGTTTTTTCTTTTTTATTAACGCAATATTACTGATAATTTTTTCCATCCCGGTTGCAATTCTTATCAAAAAATTAGAATTATCAATAAAAAAATGCTTTACAATAAGCTTGGTTTCTATGCTGGTAGCAATTTTATTGATTCCTAGTACACCATATGGATTTTACATACCCGTGCTTATAACAATATTCTATTCCATAGGTGAGATCATATTCCCTGTTTATGCCATGGAATATATAAGAAAATATACTCAGCCCAGCCAGATACAAAAAAACATATCTATATATAGCTTTCTATCAAATGCAATTGGTATTGGATTTGGCCAATACTTTGGAGTTTACATATACCAGTATATAGACAGCCATATATGGCATATAGTATGGTTATCCGTCACAATTATATCCATACTATTATTGACAACTATTACGCATCAGTCCTATAGCGTAAATACAGAAGTTGAATGA
- a CDS encoding cysteine peptidase family C39 domain-containing protein: MSSIPYISQNWLKNYDVNKKDMKELFGMIQYWSDRSCGLACLLMALKGLKNTEIKMHDIFNAAIRIGAYSQNGWIHYKLAELSTSFGLPSQALKIPLDDVLDLVNKGAVFIASIRHKFPVNAGKGGHLVLVYKYKEHAGKKYIFFRDPSRWGETHNCITIDRFNASYSSNGIILGIHH, translated from the coding sequence ATGTCATCGATACCATATATTAGCCAAAATTGGTTAAAGAACTATGATGTAAATAAAAAAGACATGAAAGAGTTATTTGGCATGATCCAATATTGGTCTGACCGCTCTTGTGGTCTTGCTTGTCTGTTGATGGCGTTAAAAGGACTGAAAAACACCGAAATAAAGATGCATGATATATTTAATGCTGCCATAAGGATTGGTGCATACTCGCAGAATGGTTGGATTCACTATAAACTAGCAGAACTATCCACCTCTTTTGGGCTCCCGTCCCAGGCATTGAAAATCCCTTTAGATGACGTATTAGATCTAGTCAATAAAGGTGCTGTTTTCATCGCATCTATTCGGCATAAGTTTCCAGTCAATGCAGGAAAAGGGGGTCATCTGGTGCTTGTTTACAAATATAAAGAACATGCCGGAAAGAAATATATTTTTTTCAGAGATCCTTCTCGTTGGGGAGAAACACATAACTGTATAACCATTGACAGATTTAATGCAAGTTATAGCAGTAACGGCATAATCCTTGGTATCCACCATTGA
- a CDS encoding acetyl-CoA carboxylase biotin carboxylase subunit family protein codes for MKRVALICPLNYDFAVRYIDAALKHNLIPLVITTKSTHIDFSKYKNIEEIKIDELSSSPYELLNILRNINDLAGIVASGEFSVEATEFLCAELGLIRAINGDPSVLRNKKKMRNAFQKQEVSQPMLIGIFTSYKDLISKVNDTIHFPVISKPVDMAGSWYVSINHTPQELIRNAEPIFSYKKSFATGIDFKGECIIETFFEGEEYSAEVIVESGLIINYFINKKFVSELPNFDEIGHICGEKIKPEIAGVLERNIEKIIRSAEVNSSILHVEFKVNNKNEIAIIEVGCRVAGDYITRLVNLTYGVNLEEILIMLKCGIPLPDIENKNEKNMA; via the coding sequence ATGAAACGAGTCGCTTTAATTTGTCCACTAAATTATGATTTTGCAGTAAGGTACATTGATGCCGCACTCAAACACAATCTTATTCCATTAGTTATTACGACTAAGTCAACACATATCGATTTCTCTAAATACAAAAACATTGAAGAAATAAAAATTGATGAATTATCATCATCTCCCTACGAACTACTAAATATACTGAGAAATATTAATGATCTTGCCGGCATTGTTGCATCTGGCGAGTTCTCCGTAGAGGCAACCGAATTCCTTTGCGCTGAATTAGGTTTGATACGAGCGATTAATGGTGACCCCAGTGTATTAAGAAACAAGAAAAAAATGAGAAATGCATTTCAAAAACAAGAAGTTTCTCAACCGATGCTCATAGGCATTTTCACATCATACAAAGATCTTATATCTAAAGTAAATGATACCATTCATTTCCCTGTTATAAGCAAACCTGTCGATATGGCTGGTTCATGGTATGTATCAATCAATCATACACCTCAGGAACTAATTAGAAATGCGGAACCTATTTTTTCCTATAAAAAATCATTTGCAACAGGGATTGATTTTAAAGGAGAATGCATTATTGAAACATTTTTTGAAGGGGAAGAATATAGTGCGGAAGTTATTGTAGAGAGCGGTCTCATCATTAATTACTTTATAAACAAAAAGTTTGTCTCAGAATTACCTAATTTTGATGAAATTGGGCATATATGTGGCGAGAAAATAAAACCAGAAATAGCAGGTGTTCTTGAAAGGAATATAGAGAAAATTATTCGTTCCGCTGAAGTAAACTCAAGTATATTACATGTTGAGTTCAAAGTTAATAATAAAAATGAGATTGCAATAATAGAAGTTGGATGCAGAGTTGCAGGTGATTATATTACCAGGCTCGTCAACCTCACATATGGAGTAAATTTAGAAGAAATATTAATCATGTTAAAATGTGGAATTCCTTTACCTGACATAGAAAATAAAAACGAAAAAAATATGGCATAG